The following proteins come from a genomic window of Candidatus Zixiibacteriota bacterium:
- a CDS encoding extracellular solute-binding protein: MKSRLFCCLTMALALSCLGAPASADTTIEWWQFWTDPAIKPTIDSMVQEFERQNPGIDIKVTDLTWANGHEKIVIGFASGRGPDIVELGSDWIAQFAANGQIADISADIATDSSGFQGWGMSTYDGKVYAVPWILGTRVLFANRDLLTMAGYDSTWVPVSLPHFYGAVAKIDTVGRPNGIYGWGSNTAEKHRLYKKFLPFFWTYGGQVFTDDGRYCVVSSTKAVDALKDYKWINDAYGYVADQRGIEDAFLDGKIGFILSGDWLLKRIELEKRKINFVTTLFPGPGYPGRSFMGGEFLAINAKSEHRDHALAFVRFVTSPANQVRFCKANRSTNPSSVQAQADPYFQNDINKLTFIKQIQLAKNPPVDPNWVYIEDEIERAVEDALFGRGLPATALLEAQKRITELIEQ, encoded by the coding sequence ATGAAATCTCGACTCTTCTGCTGCTTGACGATGGCGCTCGCACTGTCCTGTCTGGGCGCCCCTGCCTCGGCCGATACGACAATCGAGTGGTGGCAATTCTGGACCGACCCGGCTATCAAGCCGACTATCGATTCGATGGTACAGGAATTTGAACGACAGAATCCCGGAATAGATATCAAAGTGACCGATTTGACCTGGGCGAACGGTCATGAAAAAATCGTCATAGGCTTTGCCTCAGGACGGGGACCCGACATTGTCGAATTGGGCTCTGACTGGATCGCTCAGTTCGCGGCAAACGGCCAGATTGCGGACATTTCCGCAGATATCGCGACAGACTCATCCGGGTTCCAGGGGTGGGGAATGTCCACATATGATGGCAAAGTCTACGCCGTGCCGTGGATTCTGGGAACGCGAGTCCTGTTCGCGAATCGGGACCTGCTTACCATGGCCGGGTACGATTCCACATGGGTGCCCGTGTCGCTCCCTCACTTTTACGGCGCGGTTGCGAAAATCGATACCGTTGGCCGGCCGAATGGGATCTACGGATGGGGTTCGAATACGGCCGAAAAACATCGTCTCTACAAGAAGTTTCTGCCCTTTTTCTGGACCTATGGTGGCCAGGTCTTCACCGACGACGGCAGGTACTGCGTGGTCTCCTCCACGAAAGCGGTCGATGCCCTCAAAGACTACAAATGGATCAATGACGCCTACGGCTACGTGGCGGACCAGCGCGGAATCGAAGACGCATTTCTCGACGGCAAAATCGGATTCATCCTCTCCGGCGACTGGTTGCTCAAACGGATTGAACTGGAGAAGCGCAAAATCAATTTTGTCACCACTCTCTTCCCCGGGCCGGGATATCCCGGTCGCTCATTTATGGGCGGAGAATTTCTTGCCATCAACGCAAAATCCGAACACCGTGACCACGCATTGGCATTTGTTCGATTTGTAACCAGCCCCGCCAACCAGGTGCGATTCTGCAAGGCTAACAGATCGACCAACCCGTCAAGCGTACAGGCTCAGGCCGATCCGTACTTCCAGAATGACATCAACAAGCTGACCTTCATCAAGCAGATCCAGCTCGCCAAAAATCCCCCGGTCGATCCGAACTGGGTCTATATCGAAGACGAGATCGAGAGAGCCGTGGAAGACGCCTTGTTCGGTCGCGGCCTGCCGGCGACTGCGCTGTTGGAAGCTCAGAAGCGCATAACCGAACTAATCGAGCAATGA
- a CDS encoding tetratricopeptide repeat protein has product MTRWFIYCSVVVLLAVAGGCSSGKQAVTAGQERAAAVGRDSGEAVALPADTGQIRPYEPISPQAYWLYVEGIIREEVGRLDSAALFYRYAWQYFPESYEIGYSLARVLYRLGEPKLTIDVADRTFPKTAELWELAAAAYYELRNNDSVMIAYHHVVQLDPNNATAFNFLAGTYRLRGQLDSAAWAYSNLARLVPENFRPLQELGRIEQQRGRPESAREAYLRSVALDSSRANVPSMAGLGEIYGELGQPDTARYYYLKALQADPSNELVHMLLVSHYIEQDSLPAALTYSERLAQLAPDNTYAKRRLGLLYLDLDSLAQADSVFTALIESGDRTWFNYSYLGEIDLRDEQYASAVENFTNAAERNDTIPGIWLNLGLAYRKLDRTDDAVVTYRRGLESIKDPKARSALFFALAVAYEQSNQVDPATAAFEALLKVDPDNAQALNYLGYMLADRSLRLDYARDLIARAVAQEPRNAAYLDSYGWVYYRLGDYDRAVEYLSQAVTLGSDPIIFDHLGDAYHAAGDRESARQWWQRALELQPENEAIREKLSR; this is encoded by the coding sequence ATGACGCGCTGGTTTATATATTGCTCCGTCGTGGTGTTGCTGGCAGTGGCGGGCGGATGTTCCTCGGGCAAGCAAGCTGTGACGGCCGGCCAGGAACGGGCCGCAGCAGTCGGGCGAGATTCCGGGGAAGCGGTTGCGCTACCGGCGGATACAGGTCAGATAAGGCCCTACGAACCGATCAGCCCTCAGGCGTACTGGCTGTATGTGGAGGGGATTATTCGGGAGGAGGTCGGCCGTCTGGACAGCGCCGCGCTCTTCTATCGCTACGCGTGGCAGTATTTCCCGGAGTCGTACGAGATAGGCTATTCACTGGCACGGGTGCTTTATCGATTGGGAGAGCCGAAGCTGACTATCGATGTCGCCGACCGGACATTCCCGAAAACGGCGGAGTTGTGGGAGCTGGCGGCGGCCGCATACTACGAGCTGCGGAACAACGATTCCGTTATGATAGCGTATCACCATGTCGTGCAGCTCGATCCGAACAACGCCACGGCATTCAATTTTCTGGCGGGGACATATCGACTACGGGGGCAGCTCGATTCGGCGGCGTGGGCGTACAGCAACCTTGCGCGTCTGGTGCCCGAGAACTTTCGACCGCTCCAGGAACTTGGTCGGATCGAGCAGCAGCGGGGCCGTCCGGAGTCCGCACGCGAGGCGTATCTGCGCTCCGTGGCGCTTGATTCGAGCCGGGCAAATGTCCCGTCGATGGCAGGGCTCGGCGAGATTTATGGCGAACTCGGCCAACCCGATACGGCCCGCTATTACTACCTGAAGGCGCTCCAGGCCGACCCGTCAAACGAACTCGTGCATATGCTGCTGGTTTCGCACTATATCGAGCAGGATTCCCTTCCCGCAGCGCTCACCTATTCGGAACGGCTGGCGCAGCTTGCGCCGGACAATACGTATGCGAAGCGCCGGCTGGGATTGCTGTATCTCGATCTTGATTCGCTCGCGCAAGCCGACTCGGTGTTCACGGCGTTGATCGAGTCGGGGGATCGCACCTGGTTCAACTATTCCTATCTTGGCGAGATCGATTTGCGCGATGAGCAATATGCCTCGGCGGTCGAGAACTTCACGAATGCCGCGGAACGCAACGACACGATTCCCGGCATCTGGCTCAACCTGGGGTTGGCGTACCGGAAGCTCGATCGGACCGACGATGCGGTGGTGACCTATCGGCGCGGACTCGAGTCGATCAAAGACCCCAAAGCCAGGTCCGCGCTTTTCTTTGCGCTCGCGGTAGCCTACGAGCAGTCCAATCAGGTTGACCCTGCTACCGCGGCGTTTGAAGCGTTACTGAAAGTTGACCCCGATAACGCACAGGCGTTGAATTACCTTGGGTACATGCTTGCCGACCGCAGCCTTCGCCTGGATTACGCCCGGGATCTTATTGCCAGGGCGGTCGCGCAGGAGCCGAGAAATGCCGCGTATCTGGACAGCTATGGGTGGGTGTATTATCGTCTGGGTGACTATGACCGGGCGGTCGAATACCTGAGCCAGGCGGTGACTCTGGGCAGTGATCCGATCATTTTCGATCATCTGGGCGACGCGTACCATGCGGCGGGTGATAGAGAATCTGCCCGGCAGTGGTGGCAGCGTGCGTTGGAGCTGCAGCCCGAAAACGAGGCGATAAGGGAGAAGCTGAGTCGTTGA
- a CDS encoding carbohydrate ABC transporter permease, whose translation MVIRRPPLIAALHYAVLVTLLVVMVGPLVWMIRVALLDKALSISGEVLFSGAVTLQNFADLFAEGSLARYLFNSLFVAAVVTAGNVLFCVMVGYALARFRFLSSRLTFMSIVIVMMIPVHIVIIPLYLICLKGGIYDTYWALILPFLVNPVGIFLARQYIESIPPSMEEAARVDGASEMRILLSVVMPLCKPVIAVLAVLAFITNWNSFLFPFILTSGDELRTLPVALALMQGHQAVDWQHLMAGSTVAVLPVMALFFVMQRQVVSGITAGGIKQ comes from the coding sequence ATGGTGATTCGCCGTCCGCCGCTCATCGCCGCGCTGCATTACGCGGTTCTCGTCACGCTGCTGGTCGTCATGGTCGGGCCGCTCGTGTGGATGATCCGGGTCGCATTGCTCGATAAGGCGCTCTCAATTTCCGGCGAAGTCCTGTTCAGCGGCGCCGTGACGCTCCAAAACTTCGCCGATCTCTTTGCGGAAGGCAGCCTTGCCCGCTACCTGTTCAATTCGCTCTTCGTGGCTGCAGTCGTCACCGCCGGCAATGTATTGTTCTGCGTGATGGTTGGCTATGCGCTCGCACGGTTTCGGTTTTTGAGCTCGCGACTCACCTTTATGAGCATCGTCATCGTCATGATGATCCCCGTACACATTGTCATAATCCCACTGTACCTTATTTGCCTCAAGGGCGGTATATACGACACCTACTGGGCGTTGATCCTGCCGTTCCTCGTCAATCCCGTCGGGATATTCCTCGCCAGGCAGTACATCGAATCGATTCCGCCCTCCATGGAGGAAGCTGCGCGGGTGGACGGTGCCTCGGAGATGCGCATCCTGCTCTCCGTCGTGATGCCCCTCTGCAAACCAGTTATCGCCGTGCTGGCGGTGCTCGCCTTCATCACCAATTGGAACTCGTTTCTATTCCCCTTCATTCTCACGTCCGGTGACGAGCTGCGCACGCTCCCCGTCGCCCTCGCACTCATGCAGGGCCACCAGGCGGTTGACTGGCAGCACCTGATGGCCGGTTCGACCGTCGCTGTTTTACCGGTCATGGCGCTGTTTTTTGTGATGCAACGTCAGGTGGTTTCGGGTATAACAGCCGGAGGAATCAAACAGTAG
- a CDS encoding OmpA family protein — protein MKTLIALSLALMLLAVGCGVNKDYVSEQIAQSEARTGSRISEVAQKADANAAEVDRLKSLAAQLEEKADMAINKASGFENYQIIWEGTIHFDFDQYAINDVAAGILDEAGAKMEAYPGSVIEIAGFTDRTGSARYNLVLGEMRAMAAKKHLAERFGISLYRMFTVSYGQDKPAAMPDERDAHSKNRRVTLTVWGNLGAN, from the coding sequence ATGAAAACACTGATTGCCCTTTCGCTCGCCCTCATGTTGCTGGCGGTCGGTTGCGGTGTGAACAAGGACTATGTCAGCGAGCAGATCGCTCAGTCTGAAGCGCGCACCGGCTCCCGAATTAGCGAAGTCGCTCAGAAGGCCGATGCCAACGCTGCCGAAGTCGATCGCCTGAAGAGCCTCGCGGCGCAGCTCGAAGAAAAAGCCGACATGGCCATCAACAAGGCATCGGGTTTCGAAAACTATCAAATCATCTGGGAAGGCACCATCCACTTCGATTTTGACCAGTACGCCATCAACGATGTGGCTGCGGGCATTCTCGATGAAGCCGGCGCCAAGATGGAAGCCTATCCGGGCTCGGTGATCGAAATAGCCGGATTCACGGACAGAACCGGTTCCGCCCGCTATAACCTCGTGCTTGGTGAAATGCGGGCGATGGCCGCCAAAAAGCACCTCGCCGAGCGTTTTGGCATCTCGCTGTACCGCATGTTCACGGTGTCGTACGGCCAGGACAAGCCGGCCGCCATGCCCGACGAGAGAGATGCGCACTCCAAAAACCGTCGCGTCACCCTCACCGTCTGGGGCAATCTCGGCGCAAATTAG
- a CDS encoding Ig-like domain-containing protein, producing the protein MKRSAGKTRYLAFVVVSLYAGCAEVGAPPGGPIDQTAPIILETTPSNGARGVPPGNRVTIVFSERIVRPTTGQPVFVSPRPEIAPDVQWKSDRIIVTLADSFKTDQTYLVSVAPTVGDLRGNKLDSTVTIAFTTGQLLDSGRISGHVLQKDKGVAAAMVGLYPRSVLADTAALDSLVPRYAAVTNAEGYFSFSYLSSDSFLLVAWKDQNRDEALNPGRENYAVPDRPVGISDLQPFLSGITLPMNEKVVPLPWRDTTRAGIISSLYTEDGLVRVRFAQPEPLSLLTAQPGNALLLPVGDTLRAIPANGLLEAGEKEVTALTLYFGPLAAGAYNLRVTTRADRPTLGFDSVLVETREDRIPPRVETTTPEDPTVFLRDAAVSMTFTEPLDRNRITDETFTLWQDDSIPVPVGYVWRDPFRLQFTAQLAAGRTYRLNATEFDLVDLAGNPLGDSLLVHRFGIFDDDSLGSIAGTIQILPEHRKSDPAVLRFNLVGRSEFYSMTSRTGSFRIDLPAGKYLITAFLDSNLDGELTNGELAPYRMSETRMSMADTIAVRARFETAGVELTFE; encoded by the coding sequence TTGAAGCGGAGCGCCGGGAAGACGCGATACCTCGCGTTTGTGGTGGTGTCGCTGTATGCAGGGTGCGCGGAAGTCGGCGCGCCGCCGGGTGGACCGATCGATCAGACAGCCCCCATCATTCTGGAGACCACGCCATCAAACGGCGCGCGTGGAGTGCCTCCCGGCAATCGTGTTACGATCGTGTTTTCGGAGCGGATTGTCAGGCCCACAACCGGACAGCCGGTCTTTGTCTCGCCCCGTCCCGAAATCGCGCCTGACGTACAATGGAAGTCCGACCGGATCATTGTTACGCTGGCGGATAGTTTCAAAACAGATCAGACCTATCTCGTGTCGGTGGCGCCTACGGTGGGTGACCTTCGCGGTAACAAACTCGACAGCACGGTTACGATTGCGTTCACAACGGGACAACTGCTTGATTCGGGCCGGATCTCCGGTCACGTTCTCCAAAAGGACAAAGGAGTAGCCGCTGCCATGGTCGGGCTGTATCCGCGCAGCGTGCTCGCAGACACCGCGGCGCTGGATTCGCTGGTTCCCCGATATGCCGCCGTAACAAACGCCGAAGGGTACTTCTCGTTCAGCTATCTGTCTTCCGATTCGTTTCTACTGGTCGCATGGAAGGACCAGAACCGGGACGAGGCCCTCAATCCGGGCCGCGAGAATTACGCTGTACCGGACCGGCCGGTAGGGATCAGCGACCTCCAGCCGTTTCTGAGCGGTATCACCTTGCCCATGAATGAGAAAGTAGTACCACTGCCGTGGCGGGATACCACCAGGGCCGGCATCATTTCGTCGCTGTATACCGAGGACGGGCTCGTGCGAGTTCGTTTTGCCCAGCCGGAACCGTTGTCGCTGCTCACCGCGCAGCCGGGCAATGCGTTGCTGCTCCCGGTCGGTGACACGCTCCGTGCCATACCGGCGAACGGACTACTCGAGGCCGGAGAGAAGGAGGTCACCGCGCTCACGCTGTACTTCGGTCCGCTTGCGGCCGGCGCGTACAACCTTCGCGTGACCACGCGCGCCGATCGCCCGACGCTTGGGTTTGACAGTGTGCTGGTGGAAACACGCGAGGATCGTATTCCGCCGCGGGTCGAAACAACGACCCCGGAAGACCCGACCGTGTTTCTTCGTGATGCCGCCGTGAGCATGACGTTCACGGAGCCGCTCGATCGTAACAGGATCACCGACGAGACATTTACGCTGTGGCAGGACGACTCCATCCCGGTACCGGTGGGCTACGTGTGGCGGGATCCCTTTCGACTGCAGTTTACAGCGCAGCTCGCGGCCGGGCGGACCTATCGGCTCAACGCAACGGAATTTGACCTGGTTGATCTTGCGGGCAACCCGCTGGGGGACTCCCTGCTGGTTCACCGATTCGGGATATTCGATGATGACTCGCTGGGATCGATCGCCGGGACGATTCAAATCCTTCCCGAGCACCGGAAGTCCGATCCCGCGGTGCTTCGGTTCAACCTCGTCGGCCGTTCCGAATTTTACTCGATGACGAGCCGAACCGGCAGCTTCCGTATCGACCTTCCGGCGGGGAAATACCTGATTACGGCATTTCTCGACTCCAATCTTGACGGGGAACTGACCAACGGCGAGCTGGCGCCGTATCGGATGTCAGAGACGCGGATGTCGATGGCCGACACTATTGCGGTTCGCGCACGGTTCGAGACGGCGGGCGTGGAACTCACATTCGAGTGA
- a CDS encoding sugar ABC transporter permease, producing MRSRSLTAALFASPWTVSFAVFWAFPLLYSLWMGFTDYQLLSPHPPRFIGLDNYRALFSDADFISSLKNTFIFVLGTIPVSTIVSLCLALLVNREFKGRGFFRSAYFMPWVTSMVVVALIFTNLFERGGYIAMLARMAGLEPPVNGFLYDRSTALYSIMAMDVWMAAGYYMLIFLAGLKAIPDELYEAAEIAGASAWRQFVSITLPMLRPVALFIVVINSIKSFQVFVEIFVMTKGRFDTSTVVYFVYETGLQTQFKFGYASAAAYVLFLIIGVFSILQFVLMRRKEPVW from the coding sequence ATGAGATCACGTTCGCTCACCGCCGCGCTTTTTGCGTCTCCCTGGACGGTGAGTTTTGCTGTCTTCTGGGCTTTTCCCCTGCTCTATTCACTGTGGATGGGCTTCACCGACTACCAGTTGTTGAGTCCTCATCCGCCGCGATTTATCGGACTGGACAACTACCGAGCGTTGTTCTCCGACGCTGATTTCATTTCTTCGCTCAAGAACACGTTCATATTTGTCCTGGGGACTATCCCCGTCTCGACCATCGTCTCGCTCTGTCTGGCGTTGCTCGTCAACAGAGAATTCAAGGGACGTGGTTTCTTCCGTTCTGCGTACTTCATGCCCTGGGTGACCTCAATGGTCGTTGTGGCGCTCATCTTCACGAATCTGTTCGAGCGGGGCGGATATATCGCAATGCTGGCACGGATGGCCGGGCTCGAACCGCCGGTCAACGGTTTTCTCTATGATCGGTCGACAGCGCTGTATTCCATCATGGCCATGGATGTATGGATGGCGGCCGGTTACTATATGCTCATCTTTCTGGCCGGGCTCAAAGCTATTCCTGATGAGTTATATGAGGCTGCGGAGATTGCCGGCGCCTCGGCCTGGCGGCAGTTTGTCTCCATTACGCTGCCCATGCTGCGTCCGGTTGCCCTGTTCATCGTCGTCATCAATTCGATCAAATCATTTCAGGTCTTCGTGGAAATTTTTGTCATGACCAAGGGGAGATTCGACACGTCTACCGTGGTGTACTTCGTATACGAAACGGGGCTGCAAACACAATTCAAGTTTGGTTATGCCTCCGCGGCAGCGTATGTGTTGTTTCTTATCATCGGGGTCTTCTCCATACTCCAGTTCGTGTTGATGAGGAGAAAAGAGCCGGTATGGTGA
- a CDS encoding ATP-binding cassette domain-containing protein codes for MYLVLDKVRKEFGDKVAVDDLSLEVPRGAIYGIIGPNGAGKTTTIRMIMNIIAPDSGRVLFENKEADSRFTDRVGYLPEERGLYKKMLVKDVMIYMAELKGKKASDVTPHIDRWLSRMELLDYKVRKVEDLSKGMAQKLQFLTTILHDPDVVILDELFSGLDPINMELMKDVLLELKRSGKTILFSTHVMEQAEKLCDYICMISSGRKVLDGKMADVKSRFGKNSIQVEIDGDGSFARTLPGVASMTEFSNYIELRLNQGTDPSLILKQIVDKVAVRRFEVMEPSLYDIFIDTAKVTRTRLLGEEKGAANV; via the coding sequence ATGTACCTGGTACTGGACAAAGTCCGCAAGGAGTTCGGAGACAAGGTTGCGGTCGACGATTTGTCGCTGGAGGTGCCTCGGGGCGCTATCTATGGGATTATCGGCCCAAACGGCGCCGGGAAGACCACGACAATCCGCATGATCATGAACATCATAGCCCCGGACTCAGGTCGGGTTCTGTTTGAGAACAAAGAGGCCGACAGCCGTTTTACGGATAGAGTCGGCTATCTCCCGGAGGAACGGGGGCTGTACAAGAAAATGCTCGTCAAGGACGTCATGATTTACATGGCGGAACTGAAGGGCAAGAAGGCATCAGATGTCACGCCGCACATCGACCGCTGGCTTTCACGCATGGAATTGCTCGATTACAAGGTACGTAAGGTCGAAGACCTCTCCAAGGGCATGGCGCAGAAACTCCAGTTTCTGACGACGATCCTCCATGATCCGGACGTTGTTATTCTCGACGAGTTGTTTTCCGGCCTCGATCCGATCAACATGGAACTGATGAAGGACGTACTGCTTGAGTTGAAACGATCGGGCAAGACGATCCTCTTTTCAACGCATGTCATGGAGCAGGCCGAAAAGCTGTGCGATTATATCTGTATGATTTCGTCGGGTAGGAAGGTCCTCGACGGCAAGATGGCTGACGTCAAATCGCGGTTCGGCAAAAACTCCATTCAGGTGGAGATTGACGGAGACGGGTCATTCGCACGTACGCTTCCGGGGGTAGCGTCGATGACCGAGTTCAGTAACTACATTGAGCTCCGGCTGAACCAGGGAACCGATCCCAGCCTGATCCTGAAGCAGATAGTCGACAAGGTCGCCGTTCGTCGTTTCGAGGTCATGGAGCCGTCATTGTACGACATTTTCATCGATACGGCGAAAGTCACCCGCACGAGACTGCTGGGGGAGGAGAAGGGGGCGGCAAATGTCTAA
- a CDS encoding DUF72 domain-containing protein, with translation MDQIRVGTSGYSFEDWRGPFYPQEIEKGKMLDHYVKHFPTVEINSTYYRIPHPAVMGKIVQKTPEGFDFMVKAPQSFTHKRTDFENDITAYQDCLRPMVESGKLSGVLAQFPFAFRYSQPALDHLVRCRDAVAPNPLFVEFRHRSWVNRGMYDRLRAEQIGYVCVDEPDLAGLLAPDCFATTDTGYIRLHGRNAEHWWKGGPLRYDYLYTPEQLGEWKMKVQKLLGKVKRVYVYFNNCHDGQAVTNAAEFMQMIAQG, from the coding sequence ATGGATCAAATACGCGTAGGAACGTCGGGTTACAGCTTCGAGGACTGGCGGGGACCCTTTTATCCTCAGGAGATCGAAAAAGGGAAGATGCTTGACCATTATGTCAAACATTTTCCGACGGTTGAGATCAACTCGACTTACTACCGCATCCCGCATCCGGCGGTGATGGGGAAGATCGTCCAGAAGACGCCCGAGGGTTTTGATTTTATGGTTAAGGCTCCGCAGTCGTTCACGCACAAACGGACAGATTTCGAGAACGACATAACAGCGTACCAAGATTGCCTGAGGCCGATGGTCGAATCGGGCAAGCTGTCGGGCGTGCTGGCGCAGTTTCCTTTCGCATTTCGATACAGTCAACCGGCGCTCGATCATCTTGTGCGCTGTCGCGACGCGGTCGCGCCGAATCCGCTGTTTGTCGAGTTTCGCCACCGGAGCTGGGTGAATCGCGGTATGTACGACCGGCTACGGGCCGAGCAGATCGGCTACGTATGTGTCGATGAACCGGATCTCGCGGGGCTTCTGGCTCCGGACTGTTTTGCGACGACCGATACGGGGTACATCAGGCTGCACGGCCGAAACGCCGAGCACTGGTGGAAGGGAGGGCCGCTGCGATACGACTATTTGTACACGCCTGAGCAACTCGGGGAGTGGAAAATGAAGGTCCAGAAGCTGCTCGGGAAAGTGAAGCGCGTGTATGTGTATTTCAACAACTGCCACGACGGTCAGGCGGTTACAAATGCGGCGGAGTTCATGCAGATGATCGCGCAGGGTTAG
- the tyrS gene encoding tyrosine--tRNA ligase codes for MDLTLDSRQQKEFDRQWAEISRGTVDTLPEEEFKNKLRRSIITGTPLRVKQGFDPTSPDIHLGHTVGLRKLKLFQDLGHQVVLIVGDYTALVGDPSDRSSTRPLIGYDEIQKNAETYQEQFFRVVDKSRTEVRYNGEWFKQMSFHEVMQLAGKFTVARLLERDDFSRRMEAGNPISVHELFYPLMQAYDSVAIRADVELGATEQTFNLLAGRTIQEAYGVEPQVILTLPILVGLDGAKKMSKSLGNYIGIEEPPREIFGKAMSIPDRLIYSYFELACDVSLEELAEIRLSLDDPSTNPMEVKKRLATRLVDMYHPKGSGAEARAEFERIFSKGQLPDEMPEMTVRELQKLGFDPSSVYLVGFLTKAGLSKSNGEARKLIAGGGVSIDGVRISDESHEFAVTGTHVLKVGKRRFLRLINE; via the coding sequence GTGGACCTGACGCTTGACAGCCGACAGCAGAAAGAATTCGATCGGCAGTGGGCCGAAATCAGTCGTGGAACTGTCGACACGCTTCCGGAAGAGGAATTCAAGAACAAGCTGAGGCGTTCGATAATCACGGGCACGCCGCTTCGCGTCAAACAAGGATTCGACCCCACCTCGCCCGACATTCATCTGGGACATACGGTGGGGTTGCGTAAACTCAAGCTGTTTCAGGATTTGGGGCATCAGGTCGTACTGATTGTTGGCGATTATACGGCGCTTGTCGGTGATCCCTCGGACCGCTCATCCACTCGTCCGCTGATCGGCTACGATGAGATTCAGAAAAATGCGGAAACCTATCAGGAGCAGTTTTTCCGGGTGGTGGACAAGTCCAGAACGGAAGTTCGCTATAATGGCGAGTGGTTCAAACAGATGAGCTTCCACGAGGTAATGCAGCTGGCGGGGAAGTTTACCGTAGCCCGGCTGCTCGAACGGGACGATTTCTCAAGGCGAATGGAGGCCGGTAATCCCATATCGGTTCACGAGTTGTTTTATCCGCTGATGCAGGCGTATGATTCGGTCGCGATCCGGGCAGATGTCGAGCTGGGTGCGACCGAACAGACGTTCAACCTGCTGGCCGGACGAACCATACAGGAGGCCTATGGGGTTGAGCCCCAGGTTATTCTTACCCTGCCGATCCTCGTGGGGCTGGACGGGGCGAAGAAGATGTCAAAGTCCCTGGGGAACTATATCGGGATCGAAGAGCCGCCGCGAGAGATATTCGGCAAAGCAATGTCTATTCCTGACAGGTTGATATACAGCTATTTCGAGCTTGCATGTGATGTTTCACTTGAAGAGCTGGCAGAGATTCGTTTGAGCCTCGATGATCCGTCGACGAATCCGATGGAAGTGAAAAAGCGCCTGGCGACACGACTGGTGGACATGTACCATCCAAAGGGCAGTGGCGCCGAGGCTCGTGCGGAATTCGAGAGGATCTTCTCCAAAGGACAGCTTCCGGACGAAATGCCTGAGATGACGGTACGGGAACTGCAGAAGCTCGGGTTTGATCCATCGTCTGTTTACCTTGTCGGGTTTCTGACGAAAGCTGGATTGAGCAAATCGAACGGGGAGGCCCGGAAGCTTATCGCGGGAGGAGGCGTTTCCATCGACGGCGTCCGGATATCCGACGAGAGTCATGAGTTTGCAGTTACCGGTACTCATGTTCTTAAAGTCGGCAAGCGACGGTTTCTCCGGCTTATCAATGAGTAG